A DNA window from Actinokineospora baliensis contains the following coding sequences:
- a CDS encoding DUF4132 domain-containing protein, translated as MGWVDAAGGYQVRVEGGKVQCRNAKGKVLGAVPAALKEDPEVVRLRQLVEWLDRHQGDCLSTVDTWLARSLPVPVALIARVWADSAWAAALRDVVVVAGDEVGFLRDADPERGLGVVTLDGDTVWVGPETVALPHPVLLDDLDDLREFAAELGVEQGVQQLFRQTFARPDGLTGDSVSDYSGGRFEQVNHVLARCRTLGYPVRGGEAVCSVFEGGQTLQARYWIGAEYYPEEEAWTGDLSWARPDGTTVPLADVGPVAWSEGLRMASTIYAGRVVEAAAE; from the coding sequence GTGGGGTGGGTTGATGCGGCGGGTGGGTATCAGGTTCGGGTTGAGGGCGGGAAGGTCCAGTGCCGCAACGCCAAGGGGAAGGTGTTGGGGGCGGTGCCCGCGGCGCTGAAGGAGGACCCCGAGGTCGTTCGGCTGCGGCAGTTGGTGGAGTGGCTCGACCGGCACCAGGGCGACTGCCTCTCCACTGTGGACACCTGGCTGGCCAGGTCGTTGCCGGTGCCGGTGGCGCTGATCGCGCGGGTGTGGGCGGACAGTGCCTGGGCGGCCGCGTTGCGTGATGTCGTGGTTGTCGCCGGTGACGAGGTGGGGTTCTTGCGGGACGCCGATCCTGAGCGGGGGCTCGGGGTGGTCACCCTCGACGGCGACACCGTGTGGGTGGGGCCGGAGACGGTGGCGCTGCCGCACCCTGTGTTGCTCGACGACCTCGACGACCTGCGGGAGTTCGCGGCGGAGTTGGGCGTTGAGCAGGGGGTGCAGCAGCTGTTCCGGCAGACGTTCGCGCGGCCGGACGGGCTCACCGGCGACAGTGTCAGCGACTACTCCGGCGGGCGGTTCGAGCAGGTGAACCACGTCCTCGCCCGCTGCCGCACCCTGGGCTACCCGGTGCGCGGGGGAGAGGCCGTGTGCTCGGTGTTCGAAGGCGGCCAGACCCTGCAGGCCCGGTACTGGATCGGGGCCGAGTACTACCCCGAGGAGGAAGCCTGGACCGGTGACCTCTCCTGGGCGCGACCAGACGGCACAACGGTTCCCCTCGCGGACGTTGGGCCCGTCGCGTGGTCGGAGGGGCTGCGCATGGCGTCGACCATCTACGCCGGGCGAGTGGTTGAGGCGGCAGCGGAATGA
- a CDS encoding proline--tRNA ligase: MITRMSTLFLRTLREDPADAEVPSHKLLVRAGYVRRVAPGVYSWLPLGLRVLRKVEAVVREEMDAMGAQEIQFPALLPREPYEATNRWTEYGPNLFRLKDRKGGDYLLGPTHEELFALTVKGEYSSYKDYPLWLYQIQNKYRDEARPRAGILRGREFLMKDSYSFDLTDEGLAESYAAHRAAYVRIFDRLGLRYVIVKATSGAMGGSASEEFLAEVPIGEDTFVRSTDSDYAANVEAVVTPAPPARDLAGLPDSQVHNTPGTPTIDSLVDFLNKADLGREFTAADTLKNVLFKVRLPGATDWTLLAVGVPGDREIDLKRLEASLAPAEFAVLEEADFAKNPFLVKGYIGPRALLDNGVRYLVDPRVVTGTAWVTGADKSDHHVIDLVAGRDFTPDGTIEAAEVREGDPAPDGTGTLVAARGIEIGHVFQLGRKYSEALGLDALGPDSKPITITMGSYGIGVSRLVAVIAEQTFDDIGLVWPRQVAPADVHVVIAGKDDALREAGEKLAADLNARGVDVLLDDRTASPGVKFKDAELLGIPTIVVVGRGLANGVLEVKDRASGSREEIAVDAVVDHIAALIG, encoded by the coding sequence GTGATCACCAGGATGTCGACGCTGTTCCTGCGTACCCTGCGCGAGGACCCGGCCGACGCGGAGGTGCCCAGCCACAAGCTGCTGGTCCGCGCAGGCTACGTCCGCCGGGTTGCCCCGGGCGTCTACTCCTGGCTGCCGCTCGGTCTGCGGGTGCTGCGCAAGGTCGAGGCGGTCGTCCGCGAAGAGATGGACGCGATGGGGGCGCAGGAGATCCAGTTCCCCGCGCTGCTACCCCGCGAGCCCTACGAGGCGACCAACCGGTGGACCGAGTACGGCCCCAACCTGTTCCGCCTCAAGGACCGCAAGGGCGGCGACTACCTACTCGGTCCGACGCACGAGGAACTGTTCGCTCTTACGGTGAAGGGCGAGTACTCCTCTTACAAGGACTACCCCCTCTGGCTCTACCAGATCCAGAACAAGTACCGCGACGAAGCGCGCCCCCGCGCGGGCATCCTGCGCGGGCGCGAGTTCCTGATGAAGGACTCTTACTCCTTCGACCTCACAGACGAGGGCCTGGCCGAGAGCTACGCCGCGCACCGGGCCGCCTATGTGCGCATCTTCGACCGCCTTGGTCTGCGCTACGTCATCGTCAAGGCGACGTCCGGCGCCATGGGCGGCTCAGCGTCCGAAGAGTTCCTCGCCGAGGTTCCCATCGGCGAGGACACCTTCGTCCGCAGCACCGACTCCGACTACGCCGCCAACGTCGAGGCTGTGGTCACGCCCGCGCCTCCTGCCCGCGACCTCGCCGGCCTGCCCGACTCGCAGGTCCACAACACGCCCGGCACGCCGACCATCGATTCCCTGGTCGACTTCCTCAACAAGGCGGACCTGGGGCGCGAGTTCACGGCCGCGGACACCCTGAAGAACGTCCTCTTCAAGGTTCGCCTCCCCGGCGCCACCGACTGGACCCTGCTCGCCGTCGGCGTCCCCGGTGACCGCGAGATCGACCTCAAGCGCCTGGAAGCGTCCCTAGCGCCTGCCGAGTTCGCGGTACTCGAAGAAGCCGACTTCGCTAAGAACCCGTTCTTGGTGAAGGGCTACATCGGCCCCCGCGCGCTCCTCGACAACGGCGTCCGCTACCTCGTCGACCCCCGCGTGGTCACCGGCACGGCCTGGGTGACCGGCGCCGACAAGTCGGACCACCACGTCATCGACCTGGTAGCGGGCCGCGACTTCACCCCCGACGGCACCATCGAAGCCGCCGAGGTCCGCGAGGGCGACCCCGCCCCCGACGGCACCGGAACCCTGGTGGCCGCCCGCGGCATCGAGATCGGCCACGTGTTCCAACTGGGCCGCAAGTACTCCGAGGCCCTCGGCCTCGACGCCCTCGGCCCCGACTCCAAGCCCATCACCATCACCATGGGCTCCTACGGCATCGGCGTCTCCCGCCTCGTGGCCGTGATCGCCGAACAAACCTTCGACGACATCGGCCTCGTCTGGCCGCGCCAGGTCGCCCCCGCGGACGTGCACGTGGTGATCGCGGGCAAGGACGACGCCCTGCGCGAGGCCGGGGAGAAGTTGGCCGCCGACCTGAACGCCCGAGGCGTGGACGTCCTGCTGGACGACCGCACAGCCTCACCCGGCGTGAAGTTCAAGGACGCCGAACTGCTCGGCATCCCGACGATCGTGGTCGTGGGCCGCGGCCTGGCCAACGGCGTGCTCGAGGTGAAGGACCGGGCGAGCGGGTCCCGGGAGGAGATCGCGGTGGACGCGGTCGTCGACCACATCGCCGCCCTGATCGGCTGA
- the mtnA gene encoding S-methyl-5-thioribose-1-phosphate isomerase, translating into MLIPGTVAAGTDNHGTVRTIDWQSDHIVIVDQTRLPDEIVIRELRTVPELVTAIRTLAVRGAPALGVAGALGVALAALSTADPVAAAAEIRAARPTAVNLAWGVDRVLAKLSEGIPEAVVEAITVLEDDVKLNWALAHRGADWLTARITGPVNAHTHCNAGAFACVEWGTALGVLRALHERGKLGHVYADETRPLLQGARITAWELAQMGVPHTLVVDSAGPSVIANGLVHAVVVGADRIAANGDVVNKIGTYPLALAAARAGIPFVVAAPESTVDMATPDGGAITIEVRSEEEVTGFGGVRTAPVGTRALNYAFDVTPADLVTAIVTEERVIEPGRTQMR; encoded by the coding sequence ATGCTCATACCCGGCACGGTAGCGGCGGGGACCGACAATCATGGAACCGTGCGCACCATCGATTGGCAGTCCGACCACATCGTCATCGTCGACCAGACCCGACTCCCCGACGAAATCGTCATCCGCGAGCTACGCACTGTTCCCGAACTCGTGACCGCGATCCGCACCCTGGCCGTGCGCGGTGCGCCCGCGCTCGGGGTCGCGGGCGCTCTCGGCGTGGCGTTGGCCGCGTTGTCCACAGCGGATCCCGTTGCCGCCGCTGCCGAGATCAGAGCCGCCCGCCCGACCGCGGTCAACCTCGCGTGGGGGGTGGACCGGGTCCTGGCCAAACTGTCCGAGGGCATCCCGGAGGCGGTCGTGGAGGCGATCACCGTCCTAGAGGACGACGTCAAGCTCAACTGGGCACTGGCGCACCGCGGCGCCGATTGGCTGACAGCGCGGATCACCGGCCCGGTCAACGCCCACACGCACTGCAACGCCGGAGCGTTCGCGTGCGTCGAGTGGGGTACCGCGCTAGGGGTCCTGCGCGCGTTGCACGAGCGGGGCAAGCTCGGGCACGTCTATGCGGATGAGACTCGGCCGCTGCTACAAGGCGCGCGGATCACCGCTTGGGAGCTCGCCCAGATGGGGGTGCCGCACACGCTCGTTGTCGACTCGGCTGGCCCCTCGGTCATCGCGAACGGATTGGTGCACGCCGTGGTCGTGGGTGCCGACCGGATCGCCGCCAATGGCGACGTCGTCAACAAGATCGGTACCTATCCACTGGCGTTGGCAGCGGCTCGCGCGGGCATCCCGTTCGTAGTCGCCGCCCCCGAGTCCACCGTGGACATGGCCACCCCGGACGGTGGTGCCATCACCATCGAGGTGCGGTCGGAGGAGGAGGTCACCGGGTTCGGTGGGGTCCGCACGGCGCCAGTAGGCACACGCGCACTCAACTACGCCTTCGACGTCACCCCTGCCGACCTGGTCACGGCGATCGTCACCGAGGAACGGGTCATCGAGCCTGGCCGAACCCAGATGCGTTGA
- a CDS encoding VOC family protein, translating to MSIGIAGVTIDCADPRGLAGFWTQALGYEVAQDFGGEFVFLGPPGGRQGEGVWVGLQKVPEGRSGKNRVHLDFTAADRPAEVARLVGLGAVEAGEHSVPGLTWTVLHDPEGNEFCVGSANG from the coding sequence ATGAGCATTGGTATCGCAGGTGTGACCATCGATTGCGCCGACCCGCGTGGTCTGGCCGGGTTCTGGACGCAGGCGCTGGGCTACGAGGTGGCGCAGGACTTCGGCGGCGAGTTCGTGTTCCTGGGCCCGCCGGGCGGGCGGCAGGGCGAGGGGGTGTGGGTCGGGCTGCAGAAGGTGCCGGAGGGGCGCTCCGGCAAGAACCGGGTGCACCTCGACTTCACCGCCGCCGACCGGCCCGCCGAGGTGGCGCGGCTGGTGGGCCTGGGCGCGGTCGAGGCGGGTGAGCACTCCGTCCCCGGGTTGACCTGGACGGTGCTGCACGACCCGGAGGGCAACGAGTTCTGCGTGGGGTCGGCCAACGGCTAG
- a CDS encoding RNA polymerase sigma factor gives MTGVEGDLLRELAPRVLAALVRRHGWMDGAEDAVQEALLAAATQWPTEGTPDNPRAWLVTVASRRLVDHVRSEVSRKRREDDDLAARSEPPAVPDLDDSLQLLFLCCHPELSASSRIALTLRAVGGLSTAQIAAAFLVPEATMAQRISRAKQTIRQVGFGTAGADRLDGVLHVLYLVFTEGHTSTDGTDLTAPALSDEAIRLTRWLHCLLPEDTEVAGLLALMLLTDSHRPARLDASGELVPLAEQDRTRWDRAAITEGIALITSALARGRVGPYQLQAAIAAVHSEAETAADTDWPQIAGLYQLLERIAPNPVVTLNRAVAVGMTAGPAAGLELLEAVASDKRLARNHRLYATRAHLLDLAGDRAGARSNYREAAKHATSAQERRHLTARAQD, from the coding sequence GTGACCGGGGTTGAGGGGGACCTGCTGCGCGAACTCGCGCCGCGGGTCCTCGCCGCCCTGGTGCGCCGCCACGGCTGGATGGACGGGGCCGAGGACGCCGTGCAGGAGGCGTTGCTGGCGGCGGCCACGCAGTGGCCGACCGAGGGCACCCCGGACAACCCGCGCGCGTGGTTGGTGACCGTCGCTTCGCGCAGGCTGGTCGACCACGTGCGGTCGGAGGTGTCGCGCAAGCGCCGCGAAGACGACGACTTGGCCGCGCGGTCCGAGCCGCCCGCGGTCCCCGACCTCGACGACTCGCTCCAACTGCTGTTCCTGTGCTGCCACCCGGAACTCAGCGCGTCCTCGCGGATCGCGCTGACCCTGCGCGCCGTCGGCGGGTTGAGCACCGCGCAGATCGCGGCGGCGTTCCTGGTCCCGGAAGCGACCATGGCGCAGCGGATCAGCCGCGCCAAGCAGACGATCAGGCAGGTCGGCTTCGGCACGGCGGGCGCCGACCGGCTCGACGGCGTGCTGCACGTGCTCTACCTGGTGTTCACTGAGGGCCACACCAGCACCGACGGCACCGACCTGACCGCACCCGCGCTGTCGGACGAAGCGATCCGGCTGACCCGCTGGCTGCACTGCCTGCTGCCCGAGGACACCGAGGTCGCCGGGCTGCTCGCGCTGATGCTGCTCACCGACTCGCACCGGCCGGCCCGGCTGGACGCCTCGGGTGAGCTGGTGCCACTCGCCGAGCAGGACCGCACCCGCTGGGACCGCGCCGCGATCACCGAGGGCATCGCGCTCATCACCTCGGCACTCGCGCGCGGCCGGGTCGGCCCGTACCAGCTGCAGGCCGCGATCGCCGCCGTGCACAGCGAGGCCGAGACCGCCGCCGACACCGACTGGCCGCAGATCGCGGGCCTCTACCAACTGCTGGAACGGATCGCGCCGAACCCCGTGGTCACCCTCAACCGCGCGGTCGCCGTCGGGATGACCGCAGGTCCGGCGGCGGGCCTGGAGCTGCTGGAGGCGGTGGCCTCGGACAAGCGGCTCGCCCGCAACCACCGGCTCTACGCGACCAGGGCCCACCTGCTCGACCTCGCCGGTGACCGGGCCGGGGCCCGGTCGAACTACCGCGAGGCGGCCAAGCACGCCACCAGCGCCCAAGAACGCAGGCACCTCACCGCCCGCGCCCAGGACTAG
- a CDS encoding YciI family protein translates to MKYLMLVYGNQEKWDAIPADQWPEAIAKQEAFNTRYRETGELIGAYGLADAVMARLVRRDGGASAVTDGPYLETKEYIASLYLLDVDSQERAEQIAADMPWADETPVEVWPVLHESA, encoded by the coding sequence ATGAAGTACCTGATGCTCGTCTACGGCAACCAGGAGAAGTGGGACGCCATCCCCGCCGACCAGTGGCCGGAGGCGATCGCCAAGCAGGAGGCGTTCAACACCCGCTACCGCGAGACCGGCGAACTGATCGGCGCCTACGGCCTGGCCGACGCCGTCATGGCCCGCCTCGTCCGCCGCGACGGGGGCGCTTCGGCGGTCACCGACGGGCCCTACCTGGAGACCAAGGAGTACATCGCCAGCCTGTACCTGCTGGACGTGGACAGCCAGGAGCGGGCCGAGCAGATCGCCGCGGACATGCCGTGGGCCGACGAGACGCCGGTCGAGGTGTGGCCGGTCCTGCACGAGTCCGCGTGA
- a CDS encoding DUF6069 family protein has product MTATALSPATTRPLWLVSATAGLAAAAATEVYGLLARATGIPMAAGNIGADTAEPITVGMFAMGTAISVFWGTVLALLFARFARNAARTYLRTTIVLTALSLAGPLAAADTATSTKAMLILAHLLAAAIVIPPITRHLAR; this is encoded by the coding sequence ATGACCGCCACCGCACTCTCCCCCGCGACCACCCGCCCCCTCTGGCTGGTCAGCGCCACCGCAGGCCTCGCAGCCGCCGCGGCGACCGAAGTGTACGGACTGCTCGCCCGCGCCACGGGCATCCCGATGGCCGCAGGCAACATCGGCGCCGACACCGCCGAACCGATCACCGTCGGCATGTTCGCGATGGGCACGGCGATCAGCGTGTTCTGGGGAACCGTGCTGGCACTGCTGTTCGCCCGCTTCGCCCGGAACGCGGCCCGAACCTACCTGCGGACCACGATCGTCCTGACCGCCCTGTCCCTGGCAGGCCCGCTAGCCGCCGCCGACACAGCGACATCGACCAAGGCCATGCTCATCCTCGCCCACCTCCTCGCCGCCGCCATCGTCATCCCCCCAATCACCCGCCACCTAGCCCGTTGA
- a CDS encoding DEAD/DEAH box helicase yields the protein MPTTALTSNDPADDAGERKLRHRQSGKGRFETSEVTFADLGLPRPLLRALTEAGIDQPFPIQAATLPDALAGRDVLGRAQTGSGKTLAFGLALLARLADGEAKPLRPRALVLVPTRELALQVSDALTPLARSLGLWCRTAVGGMSFPRQAEALRRGVDLLIATPGRLSDHVRQGTCVLDSVRFSAIDEADQMADMGFLPQVREILDLTDRDGQVLLFSATLDGDVDQLVKRYLTDPVTHSVDNPTASVSTMEHHMLLVSKQDKADVITEMAARDGRTIMFVRTKHHVDRLADKLRSVGVRAGALHGGKTQGARNRVLSQFREGDTPVLVATDVAARGIHVDGVSLVVHVDPPADPKDYLHRAGRTARAGEAGTVVTVVTHDQRRGVVRLTDKAGVKPEHTKVRPGDAELIRITGARVPSGEPVVEKAPPVRAPRTGHTARRTGGEFRRRTGGSEGRGPRESRGTSRGAERNEGHPRDASRDHRTRDFRDSGPSRDRAPRENREYGNRDNGGLRDGGGYRDNGGYRGEGGGYRGNSRDGAPRTGGVRGDGARDGGSGFRARGPRDGGERRPREYGDRDAAPRREFTPREGGNRAGSGSTRNWRDGDRRVNTDRNR from the coding sequence GTGCCCACAACCGCCCTGACCTCGAATGACCCGGCCGACGACGCTGGCGAGCGCAAGCTGCGCCACCGCCAGAGCGGCAAGGGCCGGTTCGAGACCTCCGAGGTCACCTTCGCCGACCTGGGTCTGCCCCGGCCGCTGCTGCGCGCGCTGACCGAAGCGGGCATCGACCAGCCGTTCCCGATCCAGGCCGCCACCCTGCCCGACGCGCTCGCGGGCCGCGACGTCCTCGGCCGCGCGCAGACCGGGTCCGGCAAGACCCTGGCGTTCGGCCTCGCGCTGCTCGCCCGCCTCGCCGATGGCGAGGCCAAGCCGCTGCGCCCCCGCGCGCTGGTGCTGGTCCCGACCCGCGAGCTCGCGCTGCAGGTCAGCGACGCGCTGACCCCGCTGGCCCGCTCGCTGGGCCTCTGGTGCCGCACCGCGGTCGGCGGCATGTCCTTCCCGCGTCAGGCCGAGGCGCTGCGCCGCGGCGTCGACCTGCTCATCGCGACCCCCGGTCGGCTGTCGGACCACGTCCGGCAGGGCACCTGCGTGCTCGACTCGGTCCGCTTCAGCGCGATCGACGAGGCCGACCAGATGGCCGACATGGGCTTCCTGCCGCAGGTCCGCGAGATCCTCGACCTCACCGACCGCGACGGCCAGGTGCTGCTGTTCTCGGCCACCCTCGACGGCGACGTCGACCAACTGGTCAAGCGCTACCTGACCGACCCGGTGACGCACTCGGTGGACAACCCGACCGCCAGCGTGTCCACCATGGAGCACCACATGCTCCTGGTGTCCAAGCAGGACAAGGCCGACGTGATCACCGAGATGGCGGCCCGCGACGGCCGCACCATCATGTTCGTGCGCACCAAGCACCACGTGGACCGGCTCGCCGACAAGCTGCGCTCGGTCGGGGTCCGCGCGGGCGCGCTGCACGGCGGCAAGACCCAGGGCGCGCGCAACCGCGTGCTCAGCCAGTTCCGCGAGGGCGACACCCCCGTCCTGGTTGCCACCGACGTCGCCGCCCGCGGCATCCACGTCGACGGCGTCAGCCTGGTCGTGCACGTCGACCCGCCCGCGGACCCCAAGGACTACCTGCACCGCGCAGGCCGCACCGCCCGCGCGGGCGAGGCGGGCACCGTGGTGACCGTCGTCACCCACGACCAGCGCCGCGGCGTCGTCCGGCTCACCGACAAGGCGGGCGTCAAGCCCGAGCACACCAAGGTCCGCCCCGGCGACGCGGAGCTGATCCGCATCACCGGCGCCCGCGTGCCCAGCGGTGAGCCGGTCGTGGAGAAGGCCCCGCCGGTCCGCGCGCCGCGCACCGGTCACACCGCTCGCCGCACCGGTGGCGAGTTCCGCCGCCGCACCGGCGGGTCGGAGGGCCGTGGCCCGCGCGAGAGCCGGGGCACCAGCCGCGGCGCCGAGCGCAACGAGGGCCACCCCCGCGACGCCAGCCGCGACCACCGCACCCGCGACTTCCGCGACTCGGGCCCCAGCCGCGACCGGGCGCCCCGCGAGAACCGCGAGTACGGCAACCGGGACAACGGCGGCCTCCGCGACGGCGGTGGTTACCGTGACAACGGTGGGTACCGCGGCGAGGGCGGCGGCTACCGGGGCAACTCCCGTGACGGTGCTCCCCGCACTGGTGGCGTCCGCGGCGACGGTGCCCGTGACGGTGGTTCCGGCTTCCGCGCCCGCGGTCCGCGTGACGGCGGCGAGCGCCGCCCCCGCGAGTACGGCGACCGCGACGCCGCCCCGCGCCGCGAGTTCACCCCCCGCGAGGGTGGCAACCGCGCTGGCTCCGGATCCACCCGCAACTGGCGCGACGGCGACCGCCGCGTGAACACCGACCGCAACCGGTAA
- a CDS encoding serine protein kinase RIO — MREHDFLDDDDAPRSAKMRRRRFDDDPQPQRSGRLTEAERVRLARVREDAYTAAQELPAGADRWSTWGDSEQGPHPRPDWLVTDDGAADTELGVLKTGKEADVFVIERAVPGGQGCLLAAKRYRSGEHRLFHRDSGYLEGRRMRRSRESRAIANRTVFGRNLIAEQWAVAEFAALSRLWSVGAPVPYPVQRDGTELLLEFLSDADRQGAPRLAQTKPEPDELRELWEQLVAALELFAAHRMTHGDLSAYNVLVHQGHLMLIDLPQVVDIVANPAGQEFLARDVANIARWFAGRGLPDHVVDPGALTAHLIDVAGLG; from the coding sequence GTGCGCGAGCACGACTTTCTCGACGATGACGACGCCCCTCGTTCGGCCAAGATGCGGCGGCGGCGTTTTGACGATGACCCCCAGCCCCAGCGGTCCGGCAGGCTCACCGAAGCCGAGCGGGTCCGGTTGGCGCGCGTCCGCGAGGACGCTTACACCGCTGCCCAAGAACTCCCCGCGGGCGCGGACCGCTGGTCCACGTGGGGCGACAGCGAGCAAGGGCCCCACCCCCGGCCGGACTGGCTGGTCACCGACGACGGTGCGGCGGACACCGAGTTGGGTGTCCTCAAGACCGGCAAGGAAGCCGACGTGTTCGTCATCGAACGCGCGGTGCCCGGCGGTCAGGGGTGCCTTTTGGCCGCCAAGCGCTACCGCAGCGGCGAGCACCGGTTGTTCCACCGCGACTCCGGTTACCTCGAGGGGCGGCGGATGCGCCGGTCCCGGGAGAGCCGGGCCATCGCCAACCGCACGGTCTTCGGGCGCAACCTGATCGCCGAGCAGTGGGCCGTCGCGGAGTTCGCGGCGTTGTCGCGGCTGTGGTCGGTCGGCGCGCCCGTGCCGTACCCGGTGCAGCGCGACGGCACCGAACTCCTGCTGGAGTTCCTGTCCGACGCCGACCGGCAAGGCGCGCCGCGGTTGGCCCAGACCAAGCCGGAGCCGGACGAGCTGCGGGAGCTGTGGGAGCAACTGGTCGCCGCGCTGGAGCTGTTCGCGGCGCACCGGATGACCCACGGCGACCTGTCCGCCTACAACGTCCTGGTCCACCAGGGGCACCTGATGCTGATCGACCTCCCGCAGGTCGTCGACATCGTCGCCAACCCGGCGGGCCAGGAGTTCCTCGCCCGCGACGTCGCCAACATCGCGCGGTGGTTCGCAGGCCGCGGCCTGCCCGACCACGTCGTCGACCCGGGTGCGTTGACCGCTCACCTGATCGACGTCGCCGGGCTGGGATAG
- the yaaA gene encoding peroxide stress protein YaaA: MLVLLPPSETKSDGGDGPALDLAALSFPELTPVRDRVAAALVDLAGDVPAGLAALGLSERQADEVRRNAALFTGPTRPALDRYTGVLYDAMAIKSFTKPERRRANKRLAVASALFGLLRADDPIPTYRLSGGSVIPALGPLRPLWRTPLEKTLSTVDDLVIDLRSGTYANLAAAPSAITVRVVTEDGQGRRKTVSHFNKAYKGRLAAALATAPREPGSLRTVISVAAAAGLRLDRTTPTALDLIVSL; encoded by the coding sequence GTGCTCGTGCTGCTCCCCCCTTCCGAGACCAAGAGCGACGGCGGCGACGGTCCCGCCCTCGACCTGGCGGCGTTGTCGTTCCCCGAGCTCACCCCGGTCCGCGACCGCGTCGCCGCAGCCCTGGTCGACCTCGCCGGCGACGTGCCTGCCGGCCTCGCCGCCCTCGGCCTGTCCGAACGCCAAGCCGACGAGGTGCGGCGCAACGCGGCCCTGTTCACCGGCCCCACCCGCCCCGCCCTGGACCGCTACACCGGCGTCCTCTACGACGCCATGGCGATCAAGTCCTTCACCAAGCCCGAACGCCGCCGAGCCAACAAGCGCCTAGCCGTCGCCTCAGCCCTCTTCGGCCTACTCCGCGCCGACGACCCCATCCCCACCTACCGCCTCTCCGGCGGATCGGTCATCCCCGCCCTGGGCCCCCTGCGCCCCCTCTGGCGCACGCCCCTGGAGAAAACCCTGTCCACAGTGGACGACCTGGTGATCGACCTCCGCTCCGGCACCTACGCCAACCTCGCCGCCGCGCCCTCCGCCATCACCGTGCGCGTAGTCACCGAAGACGGCCAAGGCCGCCGCAAGACCGTGAGCCACTTCAACAAGGCCTACAAAGGCCGCCTAGCCGCCGCCCTGGCCACAGCCCCCCGCGAACCCGGCTCCCTCCGAACAGTCATCTCAGTAGCCGCCGCCGCAGGCCTACGGTTGGACCGAACCACCCCCACCGCCCTAGACCTCATCGTCTCCCTCTAA
- a CDS encoding GNAT family N-acetyltransferase, which yields MDLTWRSLEDSDAAAWVRLMADVEAVDKIDEHSGPDDYAKLIGETVPEDTIAVLDGDTLVGYGLAFGRPGAVEVNKIRLIADVAPSHRRRGVGTELVRRLHDCARARHERTFPGLRLQSIVPVHERNTDLATVMTAAGYTPSRWFFDMRAKLTDDLPRIPLPEGFTLERYRPEFSEPLRLLRNDTFAEHWGSTDVDIPFWEAHFVKTPPFEPTLSAHLRDDATGELAAFVLTQQFAADTAARGYKELWVADVGTRTAWRGRGLATALLSTLLNDAKAEGFASSGLSVDADNHTGALGVYERAGYTVASKWTHYTLPLDD from the coding sequence GTGGACCTGACCTGGCGATCCCTCGAGGACTCCGACGCGGCGGCCTGGGTGCGGCTGATGGCCGACGTGGAGGCGGTCGACAAGATCGACGAGCACAGCGGGCCGGACGACTACGCCAAGCTGATCGGCGAGACCGTCCCCGAGGACACCATCGCCGTGCTCGACGGCGACACCCTGGTCGGCTACGGGCTGGCGTTCGGCAGGCCGGGCGCGGTCGAGGTCAACAAGATCCGCCTGATCGCCGACGTGGCGCCGTCGCACCGGCGGCGCGGGGTGGGCACCGAACTGGTCCGGCGGCTGCACGACTGCGCGCGGGCCAGGCACGAGCGCACCTTCCCCGGCTTGCGCTTGCAGTCGATCGTCCCGGTGCACGAGCGCAACACCGACCTGGCGACCGTCATGACCGCCGCCGGGTACACGCCGTCGCGGTGGTTCTTCGACATGCGGGCCAAGCTGACCGACGACCTGCCGCGCATCCCGCTGCCCGAAGGGTTCACCCTGGAGCGGTACCGGCCCGAGTTCTCCGAGCCGCTGCGGCTGCTGCGCAACGACACCTTCGCCGAGCACTGGGGCTCCACGGACGTCGACATCCCGTTCTGGGAGGCGCACTTCGTGAAGACGCCGCCGTTCGAGCCGACGCTGAGCGCCCACCTGCGCGACGACGCGACCGGTGAGCTCGCGGCGTTCGTCTTGACCCAGCAGTTCGCCGCGGACACGGCCGCCCGCGGCTACAAGGAACTCTGGGTCGCCGATGTCGGCACCCGTACCGCGTGGCGCGGGCGCGGTCTGGCCACCGCCCTGCTGTCGACGCTGCTGAACGACGCCAAAGCCGAGGGTTTCGCGTCGTCCGGTCTCAGCGTCGACGCGGACAACCACACCGGGGCGCTAGGGGTTTACGAGCGCGCGGGCTACACGGTCGCTTCGAAGTGGACTCACTACACGCTGCCCCTCGACGACTAG